One window of Phycisphaeraceae bacterium genomic DNA carries:
- a CDS encoding shikimate kinase translates to MPSPRLILLGLRTSGKTTLGARAAQSLGLPFLDLDDLTARVLNQPSAGDAIRNLGLPAFRAGEVRALSMPEATSVGVLSLGGGTPTDPVARAALAALQKAGSRIIYLRATPATLKSRMSATDLATRPSLTGKNPIDEVDQIFRERDPLFKEVADTTIDVDSMSEDSALASVLATLS, encoded by the coding sequence ATGCCTTCCCCCCGCCTCATCCTTCTCGGTCTCCGCACCAGCGGCAAAACGACGCTCGGCGCGCGCGCCGCGCAATCGCTCGGTCTTCCGTTCCTCGATCTCGATGACCTCACCGCCCGCGTGCTCAATCAACCCTCGGCGGGAGACGCGATCCGCAATCTCGGCCTCCCCGCGTTCCGCGCCGGCGAAGTGCGCGCGCTGTCAATGCCCGAAGCAACTTCGGTCGGTGTTCTTTCTCTCGGCGGCGGCACACCCACCGATCCCGTCGCGCGCGCCGCTCTCGCCGCCCTGCAGAAAGCCGGCTCGCGCATCATCTACCTGCGCGCAACACCCGCGACGCTCAAGTCCCGAATGTCCGCGACCGATCTCGCCACGCGCCCGAGCCTGACCGGCAAGAACCCGATCGACGAAGTCGATCAGATCTTCCGCGAGCGCGATCCGCTCTTCAAAGAAGTCGCCGACACCACGATCGACGTGGACTCCATGTCCGAGGATTCCGCGCTCGCTTCGGTCCTTGCTACATTGAGTTGA
- a CDS encoding PilT/PilU family type 4a pilus ATPase, with translation MITGSLTIQRLLSSMKKLDASDLHIKVGIPPTYRIGGILRAVDSPPISEDEADHLLDPILSQVQKEKYETSGNLDFSASLPDGDRFRINIFRAGAHTHAAIRRVKAEIPSYEQLNLPPIYSKLVGETTDGLILVVGVTGSGKSSTLAAMVEQINQTRAENIITIEDPVEYRLIPKKSIISQREIGIDVSDYPTALRYVVREDPDVVMIGELRDHATVLAAIQAAETGHLVFGSMHTADTMQAFSRMLEFFPTSERAFIRSAIGNTLRAICAQKLLPALEGFGNSVVPATEVLLGTPIVKDKIREGEDNDLPAVISGSTGAEPGEGMHSFTHSLAALVKKEAISRAIGMDYSPNREALDSILKGVEVKSATLVNRLKKPGG, from the coding sequence ATGATCACCGGCAGCCTCACCATTCAGCGGCTTCTCAGCTCGATGAAGAAACTCGATGCTTCCGACCTGCACATCAAGGTCGGGATTCCCCCAACCTATCGCATCGGCGGAATACTGCGCGCGGTAGATTCGCCCCCGATCAGCGAAGACGAGGCCGATCATCTGCTCGATCCGATCTTGAGCCAGGTCCAGAAAGAAAAATACGAGACGAGCGGCAACCTGGATTTCTCGGCGAGCCTGCCCGACGGCGATCGGTTCCGCATCAACATCTTCCGCGCGGGTGCGCACACGCACGCGGCGATCCGGCGCGTGAAGGCCGAAATCCCCAGCTACGAGCAGCTCAACCTCCCGCCGATCTATTCCAAACTGGTGGGGGAAACGACCGACGGCCTGATCCTGGTCGTCGGCGTCACCGGCTCGGGCAAGTCGAGCACGCTCGCGGCGATGGTCGAGCAGATCAACCAGACCCGCGCCGAAAACATCATCACGATTGAGGACCCGGTCGAATACCGGCTGATCCCGAAGAAGTCGATCATCAGCCAGCGCGAAATCGGGATCGATGTTTCCGACTACCCAACCGCCCTGCGCTACGTCGTCCGCGAAGACCCGGACGTCGTGATGATCGGCGAACTCCGCGACCACGCCACCGTTCTTGCCGCCATTCAGGCCGCCGAGACCGGCCACCTGGTCTTCGGATCGATGCATACCGCCGACACTATGCAGGCGTTCAGCCGCATGCTCGAATTCTTCCCGACCAGCGAGCGTGCCTTTATCCGCAGCGCGATCGGCAACACCCTCCGCGCCATCTGCGCCCAGAAGCTCCTGCCGGCCCTCGAAGGATTCGGGAACAGCGTCGTTCCCGCGACCGAAGTCCTCCTCGGCACGCCCATCGTCAAGGATAAAATCCGCGAGGGCGAAGACAACGATCTCCCCGCTGTCATCAGCGGCAGCACGGGCGCCGAGCCCGGCGAGGGCATGCATTCCTTCACGCACTCGCTCGCCGCCCTCGTGAAGAAGGAAGCCATCAGCCGCGCCATCGGCATGGACTATTCCCCCAACCGCGAAGCCCTGGACTCGATCCTCAAGGGCGTCGAGGTCAAATCCGCCACGCTTGTCAACCGGCTCAAGAAGCCCGGCGGCTAG
- a CDS encoding aminotransferase class I/II-fold pyridoxal phosphate-dependent enzyme, whose protein sequence is MSSVATRLQPFGTTIFTEMTALAIKHNAVNLAQGFPDFDGPQLAKDAAKAAIDAGHSQYARMFGVPKLNAAIARAFAARTNVPIDPDANVTVTSGCTEALPAAFLGLVNSGDEVILFEPFYDSYRACVALAGATPKFVTLRPDSSGRFGFDERELERAFTKRTRAILVNTPHNPTGKVFTRAELESIARLCAKHNTIAITDEVYEHLTYEPALPHISLASLPGMWERTVTLSSLGKSFSLTGWKIGWAIAPAHLTAGVRAAHQFLTFATATPLQHGAAAVIENPGPIVNEYRALFRRNRDVLGAALAKLGFEAFPSDGTYFIMADHTEVSRRLGASDDRDLCHKLIERCGVAAIPPSVFYENREHGKSFVRFAYCKKAETIDEAVKRLARLAT, encoded by the coding sequence ATGTCTTCAGTCGCAACACGTCTTCAACCCTTCGGCACGACCATCTTCACCGAGATGACCGCGCTCGCGATCAAGCACAACGCGGTGAACCTCGCGCAGGGTTTCCCGGACTTCGATGGCCCACAGCTCGCGAAAGATGCAGCGAAAGCCGCGATCGACGCCGGTCATTCTCAATATGCCCGGATGTTCGGCGTGCCCAAGCTCAACGCCGCGATCGCGCGCGCGTTCGCCGCGCGCACGAATGTCCCGATCGATCCCGATGCGAACGTCACCGTCACGAGCGGGTGCACCGAGGCGCTTCCCGCTGCTTTTCTCGGGCTTGTGAACAGCGGCGACGAGGTGATTCTCTTCGAGCCTTTTTACGATTCCTACAGAGCGTGCGTCGCGCTCGCGGGTGCGACGCCGAAGTTCGTGACGCTGCGGCCTGATTCTTCGGGTCGATTCGGGTTCGATGAGCGCGAGCTCGAGCGCGCGTTCACGAAGCGCACCCGCGCGATCCTGGTGAACACGCCGCACAATCCGACGGGGAAAGTGTTCACGCGTGCGGAGCTGGAGAGCATCGCGCGGCTGTGTGCGAAGCACAACACCATCGCGATCACCGACGAGGTGTACGAGCATCTCACGTATGAGCCCGCGCTGCCTCATATATCGCTCGCGTCGTTGCCCGGTATGTGGGAGCGCACGGTGACGCTCTCGTCGCTCGGAAAATCGTTCAGTCTGACCGGTTGGAAAATCGGATGGGCGATCGCGCCGGCGCACCTGACAGCCGGAGTGAGGGCGGCGCACCAGTTCCTGACTTTCGCGACGGCGACGCCACTCCAGCACGGCGCCGCGGCGGTGATCGAGAACCCGGGCCCGATCGTGAACGAGTATCGCGCGCTCTTCCGAAGGAATCGCGACGTGCTCGGCGCGGCGCTCGCGAAACTCGGCTTCGAAGCGTTCCCATCCGACGGAACGTACTTCATCATGGCGGATCACACCGAGGTGAGCAGGCGCCTCGGCGCGAGCGACGATCGCGACCTGTGCCACAAGCTCATCGAGCGCTGCGGCGTCGCGGCGATCCCGCCGAGTGTGTTCTATGAAAATAGAGAGCATGGCAAATCCTTTGTGCGGTTTGCGTATTGCAAGAAAGCGGAGACGATCGATGAGGCGGTGAAGCGGCTCGCGCGACTTGCCACTTGA
- a CDS encoding DUF4147 domain-containing protein: protein MDAASKTLVEELRGFLTVAREASDARAALRPHVRAFGRNASRPLSLLAFGKASLEMMDEAVQILGERVVRGIATVVPERLAALAREREEAIRACGVRLLPADHPLPTKRNVAAAGEVRDFVSSLAPADSLLVLVSGGGSAHLTLPARGLTLDNLRDATRALQRAGRTINELNCVRKHCEQLKGGRLAALSRAGEARVLVLSDVLGDPLDVISSGPFAPDSTTFAEALEVVEKSIGGDAAPEIAAHLRRGTRGEIAETPKQGDPAFAGVTTSVIANNASVVDALLAHAESRGIKVVEIWKSIDGEASAIAARIGAAVRSMPHDKQRRAIIVGGEWTVKVTESSGIGGPSQELALALAMQLRGLPAAALCFSTDGVDGPTDGAGAIVDGRTIDAADAAGLDGAAALAAHDSYGFFERLSGANHLKTGPTGTNLNHVVVVLIDSR from the coding sequence ATGGATGCCGCATCGAAAACTCTGGTTGAAGAACTGCGCGGGTTTCTGACCGTTGCGCGAGAGGCATCGGACGCGCGCGCGGCGCTGCGGCCGCATGTACGGGCGTTTGGGCGGAACGCCTCGCGGCCTCTTTCGCTCCTTGCGTTCGGCAAGGCATCGCTCGAGATGATGGATGAGGCCGTTCAGATTCTGGGCGAGAGGGTTGTGCGCGGCATCGCGACGGTCGTTCCCGAGCGGCTTGCTGCATTGGCGCGCGAGAGAGAAGAAGCGATTCGCGCGTGCGGGGTGCGGCTCTTGCCCGCGGATCATCCGCTGCCGACTAAGCGCAATGTGGCCGCGGCGGGTGAAGTGCGGGACTTTGTTTCGTCGCTGGCTCCCGCGGATTCGTTGCTCGTGCTTGTATCGGGCGGGGGCAGTGCGCATCTCACGCTGCCGGCGCGGGGACTCACACTCGACAACTTGCGCGATGCGACGCGGGCGCTGCAGCGCGCGGGGCGCACCATCAACGAATTGAACTGCGTTCGCAAGCATTGTGAGCAACTCAAAGGCGGGCGGCTCGCGGCGCTCTCTCGCGCGGGGGAGGCGCGGGTGCTCGTTCTTTCGGATGTGCTCGGCGATCCGCTCGATGTCATCTCGTCGGGGCCGTTTGCTCCGGATTCGACGACTTTCGCCGAGGCGCTCGAAGTTGTTGAGAAGAGCATTGGAGGTGATGCCGCTCCTGAAATCGCGGCGCATCTTCGCCGCGGCACGCGCGGCGAGATCGCGGAAACACCGAAGCAGGGCGACCCGGCCTTTGCTGGCGTAACTACGAGCGTGATCGCGAACAACGCTTCGGTGGTGGATGCACTGTTGGCTCATGCGGAATCGCGCGGGATCAAGGTCGTGGAGATCTGGAAGTCGATCGATGGTGAAGCGAGCGCGATCGCGGCACGGATCGGCGCGGCTGTTCGGTCGATGCCGCACGACAAGCAACGGCGCGCGATCATTGTCGGAGGCGAGTGGACGGTGAAGGTCACCGAGTCGAGCGGGATTGGCGGACCGAGTCAGGAACTGGCGCTGGCGCTCGCGATGCAACTTCGGGGTTTGCCCGCTGCGGCGCTGTGCTTTTCGACCGACGGGGTGGATGGTCCGACCGACGGCGCGGGGGCGATCGTGGATGGAAGGACCATCGATGCCGCGGATGCAGCGGGATTGGACGGCGCTGCGGCGCTTGCGGCGCACGACAGCTACGGGTTCTTCGAAAGGCTTTCCGGCGCAAACCACCTGAAAACCGGCCCGACGGGGACGAACCTGAATCACGTTGTTGTGGTGCTGATCGACTCTCGGTAG
- a CDS encoding PA0069 family radical SAM protein produces the protein MPSHDHTLKDALPAGPARGRGSGINPGNRFETVRLHVLGEYLDEVHAEAPGGTQIKTRILPDRTKSFINPVDSPDLSMKWTVNPYRGCEHGCIYCYARPGHEYLGMSSGLDFETVILAKHDAPALLRRELAKKSWRGETITMSGVTDCYQPIERELGITRRCLEVMVECRQAVGIITKNRLILRDLDLLKRLHEHRAVHVAISITSLENDLASVMEPRASSPRDRLLAVREIASAGIPVTVMTAPIIPGINDREIPALLDAAAASGASSAGWVMLRLPYQIKDLFLEWLQRHFPDRAAKVEAFIREMHGGDLYDARHFVRQRGQGPLAKQIADTFRLFSKKHGLTGRHSALNEEAFRRPTLDGQATLFA, from the coding sequence GTGCCCTCGCACGACCACACCCTCAAGGACGCTCTCCCCGCAGGCCCCGCCCGTGGCCGCGGCTCCGGCATCAACCCCGGCAACCGCTTCGAAACCGTCCGCCTCCACGTCCTGGGCGAATACCTCGATGAAGTGCACGCCGAAGCCCCCGGCGGCACACAGATCAAAACGCGCATCCTCCCCGACCGCACCAAGTCCTTCATCAACCCCGTCGATTCCCCCGACCTCTCGATGAAGTGGACCGTCAACCCCTACCGGGGCTGCGAGCACGGCTGCATCTACTGCTACGCCCGCCCCGGCCACGAATACCTCGGCATGTCGAGCGGGCTCGATTTCGAGACCGTCATCCTCGCAAAGCACGATGCGCCCGCGCTGCTCCGGCGCGAGCTCGCCAAAAAAAGCTGGCGGGGCGAAACGATCACGATGTCCGGCGTCACCGATTGCTATCAGCCCATCGAGCGCGAACTCGGGATCACCCGCCGCTGCCTCGAAGTGATGGTCGAGTGCCGCCAGGCCGTCGGCATCATCACCAAGAACAGACTCATCCTGCGCGATCTCGACCTGCTCAAGCGCCTGCACGAGCACCGCGCCGTCCACGTCGCGATCAGCATCACCAGCCTCGAGAACGATCTCGCCTCGGTCATGGAGCCCCGCGCCTCGAGCCCGCGCGACCGCCTTCTTGCCGTCCGCGAAATCGCGAGCGCCGGAATCCCCGTCACCGTCATGACCGCCCCGATCATCCCCGGCATCAACGACCGCGAAATCCCCGCTCTCCTCGATGCCGCGGCAGCCTCTGGCGCATCCAGCGCCGGCTGGGTCATGCTCCGCCTCCCCTACCAGATCAAAGACCTCTTCCTCGAATGGCTCCAGCGCCACTTTCCCGATCGCGCCGCCAAGGTCGAAGCCTTCATCCGCGAAATGCACGGGGGCGACCTCTACGACGCGCGCCACTTCGTCCGCCAGCGCGGCCAAGGCCCGCTCGCGAAACAAATCGCCGACACCTTCCGCCTCTTCTCAAAAAAGCACGGCCTCACCGGCCGCCACAGCGCTCTCAACGAAGAAGCCTTCCGCCGCCCCACCCTCGACGGTCAAGCCACCCTCTTCGCCTGA
- the cls gene encoding cardiolipin synthase, producing MHSSGWFGISVFVLEAVVRAFLILRVIMRGLKPSVTLSWIIILFFFPIVGPLAYLLIGENRLGNRRVLRFENRTRNFNDEIEARWRKRNLQWNADEECYAVLAKLGTALGGMPPLKGNSLELMDDANEVLDKLKADIENSKKHCHLLYYIWMPEGRGKEIGDALIAAAQRGVQCRVLVDWVGAKNFIGCAECRRMREAGVQVVGALPAGFIRMLFARVDLRNHRKISVIDGTIAYCGSQNLTDKTFRNKRRKKVGPWIDTTVRITGPAVQALQTVFLRDWAAETEEKLKDPEEFYPAAQKTGTSIVHVVPSGPGPQPDAIRQALLAAVFSAREEIVMVTPYFVPDESMKAALVNASLRGVSVTLIMPDALDARFVEAASRAQFQDLLDAGVNIALHPEGLLHAKTATVDRHLGMVGSANLDMRSFWLNFEITLFVYDADFTEDLRRQQRRYLKESNPVTAKQWRERPWVERFADNIAQLAGPIL from the coding sequence ATGCATTCCTCGGGCTGGTTCGGCATCTCCGTGTTCGTGCTGGAAGCGGTGGTGCGCGCGTTTCTGATCCTGCGCGTGATCATGCGCGGGCTCAAGCCTTCGGTGACGCTGAGCTGGATCATCATCCTCTTTTTCTTTCCGATCGTCGGGCCGCTCGCGTATCTCCTCATCGGTGAGAACAGACTTGGAAACCGGCGGGTGCTCCGGTTCGAGAATCGGACGCGCAATTTCAATGACGAGATCGAAGCGCGTTGGCGCAAGCGAAATCTGCAGTGGAACGCGGACGAAGAGTGCTACGCGGTTCTGGCGAAGCTCGGCACGGCGCTGGGCGGCATGCCGCCATTGAAAGGCAATTCGCTCGAGCTGATGGACGATGCGAACGAGGTTCTCGACAAACTGAAGGCGGACATCGAGAATTCGAAGAAGCACTGCCACTTGCTCTATTACATCTGGATGCCGGAGGGGCGCGGGAAGGAGATCGGCGATGCGCTGATTGCCGCGGCACAGCGGGGCGTGCAGTGCCGCGTGCTGGTTGACTGGGTGGGCGCGAAGAACTTCATCGGTTGCGCGGAATGCCGCAGGATGCGCGAGGCGGGCGTGCAGGTGGTGGGGGCGCTGCCGGCGGGGTTCATCCGGATGCTCTTTGCACGCGTCGATCTTCGGAACCACCGAAAGATTTCGGTGATCGACGGGACGATCGCGTACTGCGGCAGCCAGAACCTGACGGACAAGACGTTCCGCAACAAGCGGCGGAAGAAGGTCGGCCCGTGGATCGATACGACCGTGCGCATCACGGGCCCGGCGGTGCAGGCGCTGCAGACGGTTTTTCTGCGCGACTGGGCGGCGGAGACGGAAGAGAAACTCAAGGACCCGGAAGAGTTCTATCCGGCGGCGCAAAAGACGGGGACTTCGATCGTGCATGTGGTTCCCTCGGGGCCGGGGCCGCAGCCGGATGCGATCCGGCAGGCGCTGCTCGCGGCGGTCTTTTCGGCACGCGAAGAGATCGTGATGGTGACGCCCTACTTCGTGCCGGATGAATCGATGAAGGCGGCGCTCGTGAACGCGTCGCTGCGGGGGGTTTCGGTGACGCTGATCATGCCCGACGCACTCGACGCGCGGTTTGTCGAGGCGGCGAGCCGGGCGCAATTCCAGGATCTGCTGGACGCGGGCGTGAACATCGCGCTGCACCCGGAGGGATTGCTGCACGCCAAGACGGCGACGGTCGATCGCCATCTCGGGATGGTGGGGTCGGCGAATCTGGATATGCGCTCCTTCTGGCTGAACTTTGAGATCACGCTGTTCGTGTACGACGCGGACTTCACGGAGGATCTGCGAAGGCAGCAGCGCCGGTATTTGAAGGAATCGAACCCGGTGACGGCGAAGCAGTGGAGAGAGAGGCCGTGGGTGGAGCGGTTTGCGGACAACATCGCGCAGTTGGCGGGGCCGATCTTGTGA